ACATCGCCTCACTACAGTTGCCCGGCGGAGCGTCCACGACCGTGACGCGAGGGAGAATCCATATGGCGCGCAAGCTGTCCCTGGCCCTGGAGCTGTACGCCGACGCGAACGGCGGCGTCGACCAGCGCTACATCGAGCAGATGCGCAACCAGGACGCCGAACCGGTGCCGACCGATCCCGCGCTGCCGAGATTCACCCTCGTCGTCGGGCCCTCGCCGTTCACCATGCCGCGCGGTTGGGAGTTCTTCCTCACCTCACCCTACGAGGGTGCGACGTACATCTCGACCGTGCTGCACAACGCCGGGTACCCGGTGCGCATCGTCGACGTCCGCTACACCCCGAACCCGCTGCGGGCGGCGTACGAGCAGATCATCAAGGGCACCGATGTGCTCGGTGTGTGCACGTTCGAGGACAACTTCCCGTTCTGCCGGACGCTGATGGCGATGGTCCGCGAGTCGCACCCGGACATACCCATCATCTGCGGCGGCTCGCTGGTCACCTCCGTTCCGTCGGTCTTCATGTCGGACACCGACTGCGACATCGCGGTGATCAGTGAGGGCGAGATCACCATCCTGGAGCTGATGGAGAGTTACGCCCGTGGCTCCTGGCAGCGGGACCTCCCGGCCATCAAGGGCATCTGCTACCGGGACGAGAAGGGAAAGGCGCGCCGCACGCCGCCGCGCGGCCAGATGATGGACCTCGACGCGCTGCCCAGGATGCGGCTCGACCTGTGGCCTCAGTCGCGGTCGCCGCTCGGCATGCAGCCGCAGGTGATCTCGTCCTACAGCCGCGGCTGCAAGATGGACTGCTCGTTCTGCTACCGCACCACCCCGCAGGTGCGGGCGAAGTCGCCGGAGAAGATGGACCGCGACCTCGACTGGCTGAAAACCCAGTACGGCGTGGAGTTCTGCTTCTTCGTCGACCTCACGTTCAGCTCGCACCGCGGCCAGACCATCGAGATGTGCGACGCGATCTCCCAGCACGATCTGCGGTGGACCTGTCTGACCCGGTGCGCCGACATGGACGTACCGCGTATCAACGCGATGCGGGACGCGGGCGCGGACATCATCCTGTACGGCGTCGAGTCGCTGGGCACCGAGGTGCTGCGCGAGGCCCGCAAGGGCAGCAGCGAGAACCTGACCGTCCGCGCGATGCGCACCACGTTCGACGGCGGCGTGCGGTTCGGCTCGCTGCTCATCGTCGGTCTGCCCAACGAGACCGAGGAGTCCCTGTCCCACATGGTGCAGTTCGCCGAGCAGTACAACCATGTGACCCGGGTGAAGTATCTGTCGGCCATGCCCGGTACGACCGTGTACCAGGACGCGCGGCGGAACAAGGTGATCCGCTCCGAGATCGACCATCTGAACTGGCTGTCGATCGAACAGGCGCTGCACGAGGACGAGTTCCTGAACGTGAGCGGGCTGCCCGAGCAGGTCTGCCGGGACGCGTACAAGCGGGTGTACGACGCCTATCAGCCCGGCCCGGTGATGGACTTCCGGCACTGGCCGGAGCACTTCGAGTACTTCCACCCGCAGTCGGCCGACGGCACCGAGCGGTCGACGTCGTACGCCGGGACCCG
The nucleotide sequence above comes from Streptomyces clavuligerus. Encoded proteins:
- a CDS encoding B12-binding domain-containing radical SAM protein, whose protein sequence is MARKLSLALELYADANGGVDQRYIEQMRNQDAEPVPTDPALPRFTLVVGPSPFTMPRGWEFFLTSPYEGATYISTVLHNAGYPVRIVDVRYTPNPLRAAYEQIIKGTDVLGVCTFEDNFPFCRTLMAMVRESHPDIPIICGGSLVTSVPSVFMSDTDCDIAVISEGEITILELMESYARGSWQRDLPAIKGICYRDEKGKARRTPPRGQMMDLDALPRMRLDLWPQSRSPLGMQPQVISSYSRGCKMDCSFCYRTTPQVRAKSPEKMDRDLDWLKTQYGVEFCFFVDLTFSSHRGQTIEMCDAISQHDLRWTCLTRCADMDVPRINAMRDAGADIILYGVESLGTEVLREARKGSSENLTVRAMRTTFDGGVRFGSLLIVGLPNETEESLSHMVQFAEQYNHVTRVKYLSAMPGTTVYQDARRNKVIRSEIDHLNWLSIEQALHEDEFLNVSGLPEQVCRDAYKRVYDAYQPGPVMDFRHWPEHFEYFHPQSADGTERSTSYAGTRWRAEWSSAAAPLVPGSERYTLDKVADPEVAAIGSTLMHCGAKKLTAGV